In one Betta splendens chromosome 14, fBetSpl5.4, whole genome shotgun sequence genomic region, the following are encoded:
- the LOC114869439 gene encoding cilia- and flagella-associated protein 54-like isoform X1: MELPASYYGSIDSKNPVVIAFERDICSCLTLLRRAASSTCQDNGSYAKGIKSLVALWIKYKPRLPSKLYLEHMLKTADALTELKLYQPALWHGYHLYLLHFSSVNIMNITDIDQFMVCYFPEGFDADQDILAMKIRAMLGCALCILEQEKRPSVLSHNGLCKLLRVLNFIRIMMQAFQQHEQLCWHIYNGSLQIYNICRYLMTMNCSAQALEYLLWTSISVELCFPLMTAKYLPWIVTLYCAVCHCYYDNQSSEQAEHFARRALGKINELAKLDDQRKASANKETQNVYKEAAIKLGAMVFKRTVFETRRKSKFKIKPKNNLKDLHITPWPHTTTGRMLCTLFESSAACFFSILEALWDSTSLPLKTSFPEEPELQEVILELLSAGIGILSGVTSSEPKCDDCASTSIKAVTATSTLIDLAIAGESKIPITSAVRFIKLLFHYKQPETFTELAREMLEVLSGVEGQSFRKAEQELFLLYTFNNLLYSQRKRPRDYNMADDKHNTLFLRSDDFNGLVEALHKSVCGSAPDVKPERDLVLEIVLFLWGKLKLVKWRENPKITDSTEKAVYYKWLWCLCMLWDIANACDLATVDCIITAEMIHMLAKQLESAAEHCEQTHPGASEADVGGVKPGYPSLLRWSRTELLQKESEVVEQGLKCLSKGLSTLLPEDSSVSVIDYAFILKEETEGAATKTGSGSKDTLPKALLLALDLYLELDIIRHRVSLKLLQLNSAVESELFGRIKRNKVSKALFLIQRALIVYSNMEANNSSQIKSLLEEASSLIEKAEVEERKLYFSTTRKIPGQSRDTAMKDQEELPPAPPILLSRTDQSFSFAPAPYILEEKVCWYQLCGCAVEGIKRKVRLGDCNLLGTGKMVPAKSGECILKVEGLEPNQKYMFAIAAYNSQGKLLGNNIGETTFPLLASFPVPLLSAWAHLAQVAFQTVQYAVAKRACRELWRHYTVSDPGTHCIEDRLGARGLHQETLKRSSPQLCQLFLTSIFIQTEINIQQESLYYSSFSDKGPFIWEQEARLAECERMLVAVDLALWLNDGFAAIQAVVTCYGLLAPLIFHQINCDALVQVLKKCLVVLEANSDLLKQQWTGMTLDSLMHMIACITYYLSKSLRTLRDHHVASVVMDCGRKLLQEVHDAQLQISRPVSATESLKALQAKNKKITSEATLSTNTEVTRPVTGSMNPTILYDLISSSSLKDAYQNVMKLRHKAYFIEYAALLLQRTKEEGHVDLVLEWGQSMLKFLCRRDEVMGLLTRDIEKENSVQALKENEPHQNRNISHNDARKKVKQKLPHSLLQAVRTNREMLIVENLLDKMSSVVHRSKKRLQLRKLCKEESVWRSHLNYTMAQAHIALLHQGLDKLHGETLQDKYSQLNPLCFSLAYSGILVWRNLQRQQSSNIERDSQRSTANSLLSDYVPVHRDEVRIDDSATEDSCDEEQDSAQLVKGHNELHRHTVTLVHKSLNKAGLHFRRAMVLAHRGSHWTTLQYVCQNVWEQSCRLALFAQRAAELEPPCVTTDQLQTFFMPLLTLATDLIMDMLNRLGFWSVYDSNLTEEELETGLQFSALLDDSTQVDLRWVHTLVLHTLEQLHFSGKWESLAHFALLYNSYTRERYALIITPLLIHAQRMLLERISFYGGPSVPQPHHVKTQMATGKDVTCRNYAWCQLLSGWTLTHAKQPHIRKKSANSSTQNVVELKGAEVKLSMANVCVPLDTVETQKCYHQAIERRSHCMQVFQHSRSLLMRLLAYTQPSFEVHLRHGTCFSNSTSLVGFSPIVMPAPNSQPCDMTAEDFSTANAFYSLPISPDHLPTVIAAYFTSIKHLKANSHDSLRVLALHEMGNLQFYTGNMRAAQSHWSNAVDCALKNTGTVEKWDGVTSGSGCLQQTLQQAGIWGCLQAAVLTAKIAQYILTSDVSQRTKCCLLSAHLFKCVLYCSMAQPQTDLQYASHSIREELLPGVNLFSEPLRVHLETTVTSLNFVCHWLFTTGYHITLLPILALYLHFVGTLCRDVKRTVEGKILQIRALTELCLFTEAVKEAVQLTQGLGVLLPCGYGIATDSLQPMKIFYSNKSLLDNAEALEELLNCNIGPEIRTLYGSQLCLRFNLTRIQLVLALSNTVHGLPVQDDDEGECCGSKTVPKNSAPHEQDRLDVEGSYMKADETKVLDFKSRTESLSPERIKLLLLEAASSLINSSSQQLTACCCSEMESIELAVEFKLLKANLYYQQGHIALSSETAASSLVLLQTSPVITRQKPASESLHHRSRSKQDLKDCSMSLPLPLDCPREVEVRERTGVLLWLRCRRALVHSLIANIPANAALLPGKNFNDEAARLIQEALGECVQWGDLDIRACLMVEGAELEAQRGRTDDSITMLQEAVSLLVERSWMPPGSILTLARAALLLSNLRGNQSTTLLKLTKELLQKQLRVFGQNVELNDGEMCFSPPGLTNIYLPYLKMLAQMSMRFANYQTPGQ; the protein is encoded by the exons TTGTACCAGCCAGCCCTGTGGCACGGCTACCATCTCTACCTGCTGCACTTCAGCTCAGTAAACATAATGAACATAACAGATATAGACCAGTTTATGGTTTGCTACTTTCCTGAAGGTTTTGATGCAGACCAGGACATCTTAGCCATGAAG ATCCGTGCAATGCTGGGATGTGCCCTGTGTATATTAGAGCAGGAAAAAAGGCCCAGTGTCCTAAGCCACAACGGACTCTGTAAACTGCTGCGTGTGCTGAACTTTATCAGGATCATGATGCAGGCTTTCCAGCAACACGAACAGCTTTGCTGGCACATATATAATG GTTCACTGCAAATCTACAATATCTGCCGTTACTTGATGACAATGAATTGCAGTGCACAG GCACTGGAGTACCTTCTGTGGACAAGCATCAGTGTAGAGCTGTGCTTCCCACTGATGACTGCTAAGTATCTGCCATGGATTGTCACACTCTACTGTGCTGTCTGCCACTGTTACTATGACAACCAGAGTTCAGAGCAGGCAGAA CATTTTGCCAGAAGAGCACTTGGAAAAATTAATGAGCTAGCAAAGCTGGACGACCAAAGAAAAGCTTCTGCcaacaaagagacacaaaatgtATACAAAGAAGCCGCTATTAAG CTGGGTGCCATGGTGTTCAAGCGGACAGTGTTTGAGACCAGAAGGAAATCCAAATTTAAAATCAAGCCCAAAAACAATCTCAAAGACTTGCACATT ACGCCATGGCCTCATACTACAACAGGGCGCATGCTGTGCACCCTGTTTGAGAGCAGTGCAGCATGTTTCTTCAGTATCCTAGAAGCACTTTGGGATAGCACCAGTCTCCCACTAAAAACAAGTTttccagaggaaccagaactgCAGGAGGTGATTCTGGAGCTCCTGTCTGCCGGCATTGGTATATTATCTG GTGTAACAAGCAGTGAGCCAAAGTGTGATGACTGCGCATCTACTTCTATTAAAGCAGTGACGGCAACATCTACTTTGATAGATTTAGCAATTGCAG GAGAAAGCAAAATACCCATCACGTCTGCAGTGAGATTCATCAAGCTGTTGTTTCACTACAAGCAGCCAGAAACGTTCACTGAACTTGCCAGAGAAATGCTTGAGGTTTTGTCT GGCGTGGAGGGTCAGTCATTcaggaaggctgagcaggaGCTTTTCTTACTCTACACTTTCAACAATCTGCTGTATTCCCAGAGAAAACGCCCCAGAGACTACAACATGGCTGATG ACAAGCACAACACCTTATTTTTGAGGAGTGATGACTTCAATGGCCTGGTAGAAGCGCTGCACAAGTCTGTTTGTGGTTCCGCCCCA GATGTGAAACCAGAGAGGGACTTAGTTTTGgaaattgttttatttctttgggGTAAATTGAAGTTGGTCAAGTGGAGAGAAAACCCAAAGATTACAGACTCTACTGAAAAGGCAGTATATTACAAG TGGTTGTGGTGCTTGTGTATGCTGTGGGACATTGCCAATGCCTGTGACCTGGCTACTGTTGACTGTATAATCACAGCAGAGATGATCCACATGTTGGCCAAACAGCTGGAGAGTGCAGCTGAACATtgtgaacaaacacaccctgGAG CTTCTGAAGCAGATGTTGGTGGTGTGAAGCCAGGCTACCCTTCTCTTCTTAGG TGGTCAAGAACAGAGCTTCTTCAGAAAGAAAGTGAGGTGGTGGAGCAGGGCCTTAAATGTTTGTCAAAGGGTTTATCTACACTGCTGCCTGAAGACAGCTCAGTCTCAGTCATAGACTATGCATTCATACTG AAGGAGGAAACAGAAGGAGCGGCAACAAAGACAGGATCAGGCTCTAAAGACACTCTGCCTAAAGCTTTGCTGCTGGCATTAGACCTTTATCTAGAGTTAGACATCATCCGCCACAGGGTTTCCCTGAAGTTACTGCAACTAAATTCAG cTGTAGAGTCTGAACTGTTTGGTCGGATAAAGAGGAACAAGGTCTCCAAAGCTCTTTTCCTGATCCAGAGGGCTTTGATAGTGTACAGCAACATGGAagcaaacaacagcagccaaaTCAAGAGTCTGCTAGAG GAGGCTTCCTCCCTGATAGAAAAAGCAGAGGTAGAGGAGAGAAAACTGTATTTCTCTACCACAAGAAAGATTCCAGGTcaaagcagagacacagcaaTGAAGGACCAAGAAGAactccctccagctccacccaTCTTACTGTCACGCACTGACCAGTCCTTCAGCTTTGCTCCAGCACCTTATATTCTGGAGGAAAAA gtTTGCTGGTACCAGCTCTGTGGCTGTGCAGTGGAAGGTATTAAACGGAAAGTTCGCCTTGGAGACTGCAACCTACTAGGAACTGGAAAAATG gtaCCAGCAAAATCTGGTGAATGCATTTTAAAGGTGGAAGGACTGGAGCCCAACCAGAAGTACATGTTTGCCATTGCAGCCTACAATAGTCAGGGCAAGCTACTAGGAAACAACATAGGGGAGACAACATTTCCACTGTTGGCATCCTTTCCTGTGCCACTGCTGTCTGCTTGGGCTCACTTGGCTCAG GTGGCATTTCAAACAGTACAGTACGCCGTAGCAAAGAGAGCTTGCAGGGAACTGTGGAGGCACTATACCGTCTCTGATCCTGGAACCCACTGCATAGAGGACAGACTCGGAGCAAGAGG TTTGCATCAAGAGACCTTAAAACGCTCCTCACCTCAGCTCTGTCAGTTGTTCCTTACTTCCATCTTCATTCAGACAGAGATCAACATTCAGCAAGAATCACTCTACTACAGCTCCTTTAGTGACAAAGGACCATTTATTTGGGAACAG GAAGCCAGACTGGCTGAATGTGAGCGAATGTTGGTAGCCGTGGACTTGGCGCTGTGGTTGAATGATGGTTTTGCTGCCATACAAGCTGTTGTTACCTGCTATGGCCTCTTAGCACCTCTAATCTTTCACCAGATCAATTGTGATGCTCtggtgcag GTGCTTAAAAAATGCTTGGTGGTTTTGGAGGCAAATTCAGACCTTCTCAAACAACAATGGACCGGAATGACACTAGACTCATTAATGCACATGATAGCCTGCATCACCTACTACCTGTCAAAG TCTTTACGTACACTCAGGGACCATCATGTGGCTTCTGTTGTGATGGACTGTGGTCGCAAGCTGCTCCAGGAGGTTCATGATGCCCAGCTGCAGATTAGTAGGCCTGTTAGTGCAACTGAGAGT TTAAAGGCTCTTCAggccaaaaacaagaaaatcacATCTGAAGCAACTCTCAGCACTAACACtg AGGTTACAAGACCAGTGACCGGCAGTATGAATCCAACAATACTGTATGATCTGATCTCCAGCAGCTCATTAAAAGATGCTTATCAAAATG TGATGAAACTTAGACACAAAGCCTATTTTATTGAGTATGCAGCACTGCTGCTCCAGAGAACTAAGGAAGAAGGCCACGTAGACCTGGTGTTAGAGTGGGGGCAGAGCATGCTAAAATTTCTCTGCAG GCGTGATGAGGTGATGGGACTGTTGACTAGGGAcattgaaaaagaaaatagtGTCCAGGCTCTGAAGGAAAACGAACCACATCAG AACAGGAACATATCTCATAATGATGCAAGAAAGAAGGTAAAGCAGAAACTGCCACACAGCTTGTTACAGGCAGTGAGAACTAACAG GGAGATGCTGATTGTGGAAAACCTGCTAGATAAGATGTCATCCGTGGTGCATCGCAGCAAGAAGCGCCTTCAGCTAAGGAAACTGTGCAAGGAGGAAAGCGTGTGGAGGTCACATCTGAATTACACGATGGCTCAGGCGCATATAGCTCTGCTTCACCAAGGCCTGGACAAGCTGCATGGAGAAACTCTGCAGGACAA GTACAGCCAGTTAAATCcactgtgtttctctctggccTACTCTGGTATCCTTGTATGGAGGAACCTCCAAAGACAGCAGTCTTCTAATATTGAGAGAGACTCACAGAGAAGCACAGCTAACTCTCTTCTCAGTGATTATGTGCCTGTACACAGAGATGAAg tgaGAATTGATGACTCTGCTACAGAGGACAGTTGTGATGAGGAACAGGATTCAGCTCAGTTGGTGAAAGGACACAATGAGCTGCACAGGCACACTGTTACCTTGGTGCATAAATCACTCAACAAAGCAGGTTTACATTTCCGACGAGCCATG GTGTTGGCGCATCGTGGCAGCCACTGGACCACTCTGCAGTATGTGTGTCAGAACGTTTGGGAACAAAGCTGCAGACTGGCTTTGTTTGCACAGAGGGCTGCTGAGCTTGAACCTCCCTGTGTGACCACAGATCAACTCCAGACCTTCTTTATGCCACTACTCACACTGGCTACTGACCTTATAATGGACATGTTAAACAGACTTGGT TTTTGGAGTGTGTATGATAGCAACTTGACTGAGGAGGAGCTTGAGACTGGTcttcagttctcagctctcctGGATGACAGCACCCAGGTGGACCTGCGTTGGGTTCATACTTTGGTATTGCATACATTGGAACAGCTCCATTTTAGTGGCAAATGGGAAAGCTTGGCCCACTTTGCCTTATTGTACAACTCCTACACAAG GGAACGTTATGCCTTGATCATAACCCCTTTACTAATTCATGCTCAGAGGATGCTGCTGGAAAGGATTAGTTTTTATGGAGGGCCTTCAGTTCCACAGCCACACCATGTAAAGACACAGATGGCCACAGGCAAAGAT GTGACATGCAGGAACTATGCATGGTGCCAGTTGCTCAGTGGATGGACCCTAACTCATGCAAAGCAGCCACACATTCGTAAAAAGTCAGCAAACTCCAGCACTCAAAATGTAGTTGAGCTTAAAG GTGCAGAAGTAAAACTCTCCATGGCCAACGTGTGTGTTCCTCTGGACACTGTTGAGACACAAAAATGTTACCACCAAGCCATTGAGAGAAGATCACACTGCATGCAGGTTTTTCAGCACAGTCGCTCATTATTGATGCGGCTTTTGGCGTACACACAACCTT CTTTTGAGGTGCATTTGCGACACGGAACATGTTTCAGCAATTCAACAAGCCTGGTGGGTTTCAGTCCCATTGTTATGCCGGCTCCGAACAGTCAGCCTTGTGACATGACAGCGGAGGACTTCAGCACTGCAAATGCCTTTTACAGCCTCCCCATCAGCCCTGACCACTTGCCCACTGTGATTGCCGCATACTTCACATCCATCA AGCATCTTAAGGCTAATAGTCACGACTCCCTTAGAGTTTTGGCGCTGCATGAAATGGGAAACCTACAGTTCTACACTGGAAACATGCG GGCAGCGCAGTCACACTGGAGTAACGCTGTAGATTGTGCCTTAAAGAACACAGGCACAGTAGAGAAGTGGGATGGCGTGACCTCTGGGAGTGGCTGCCTGCAACAAACCCTGCAGCAGGCTGGAATTTGGGGATGTTTACAGGCTGCTGTACTCACTGCTAAGATAGCACA GTATATTTTAACGTCTGACGTAAGCCAGCGTACCAAGTGCTGTCTCTTGTCTGCTCACCTCTTTAAG TGTGTGCTGTATTGCTCCATGGCTCAGCCCCAGACAGACCTCCAGTACGCCTCCCACAGCATTAGAGAGGAACTGCTTCCTGGAGTCAACCTTTTCTCTGAACCCTTGAGGGTTCATCTTGAAACCACAGTAACCAGTCTTAACTTCGTCTGCCACTGGCTTTTCACCACAGGCTATCACATCAcg CTCTTGCCCATATTAGCACTTTACCTACATTTTGTTGGGACTTTGTGCAGAGATGTGAAGCGCACAGTTGAGGGCAAAATACTCCAG ATACGTGCTCTTACTGaattgtgtttgttcactgaagCTGTGAAAGAGGCAGTTCAGCTCACGCAAGGACTAGGGGTTCTTTTACCTTGTGGATACGGCATTGCCACAGACAGTCTTCAA CCTATGAAAATTTTCTACAGCAACAAGTCTCTCCTGGACAATGCTGAG GCTTTGGAGGAACTTCTGAACTGTAACATTGGTCCAGAGATTCGTACATTGTATGGATCACAACTGTGCCTCCGATTCAACTTGACCCGTATTCAACTAGTACTGGCACTCAGTAACACTGTACATGGCCTCCCTGTGCAAG atgatgatgaaggagaaTGTTGTGGGAGCAAAACAGTTCCAAAGAATTCAGCACCCCATGAACAGGACAGGTTGGATGTAGAAGGTTCTTACATGAAGGCAGATGAGACAAAAGTACTGGATTTTAAATCCAGGACAGAGAGCCTGAGTCCAGAAAGGATCAAG CTCCTTTTGTTAGAAGCAGCGTCCTCCTTGATTAACTCAAGTTCGCAGCAGCTCAcagcctgctgctgttctgAAATGGAAAGCATTGAACTGGCTGTGGAGTTCAAGCTTTTAAAAGCAAATTTGTACTATCAGCAGGGACATATTGCACTTAG TTCTGAAACGGCAGCGAGTTCCCTGGTGCTATTGCAGACGTCTCCTGTAATCACAAGACAAAAACCTGCATCTGAGTCCCTGCATCACAGGTCCAGAAGTAAACAG GACCTCAAAGATTGCAGCATGTCGCTCCCATTGCCTTTAGACTGCCccagagaggttgaggtcagggAAAGAACTGGAGTTCTTCTGTGGCTGCGTTGCCGCCGGGCTCTGGTCCATAGCCTGATTGCAAACATACctgcaaatgctgctcttttACCAG GTAAGAACTTCAACGATGAGGCAGCTCGGCTGATACAGGAAGCTCTCGGTGAATGTGTGCAGTGGGGAGACCTTGATATTCGAGCTTGTTTGATGGTTGAAGGTGCAGAACTGGAGGCCCAGAGAGGCCGGACTGATGATAGCATCACAATGCTGCAG GAAGCAGTCAGCCTGTTGGTTGAAAGGTCATGGATGCCACCAGGGTCCATTTTGACTCTGGCTCGTGCCGCTTTACTGCTCAGTAACCTAAGGGGCAATCAGAGTACCACACTTCTGAAACTGACAAAGGAGCTTCTACAAAaacag CTGCGTGTTTTTGGACAGAACGTCGAACTGAATGATGGAGAaatgtgcttctctcctcctggTCTCACTAACATCTACCTTCCTTATCTCAAGATGCTGGCTCAGATGAGCATGAGGTTTGCTAATTACCAAACTCCAGGACAATAA